DNA sequence from the Agromyces aureus genome:
CTCGATCGACTCGGTCGGGTCGACGCGCACGAAGCGCGGGAGCATCTGCGGCACCTTGACGCGTGCGAACTCCTGACGGCCGGTGCGCGAGTTGCGCACGCGGACCGAGAGGTTCAGTGAAAGGCCGGAGATGTAGGGGAACGGATGCGCCGGGTCGACCGCGAGCGGCATGAGCACCGGGAAGATCTGGCTCGAGAAGTAGTCCCGCAGGTGGTCCCGGGCGTCGGCGCCGAGGCTGTCGAACGTCACGACCTGGATGCCGCCCTCGGCGAGGGCCGGCTTCACGAGGTCCTGGTAGACGGCCGCGTGGCGGTTCTGGAGCTCGTGGGCCTGCTTCGAGATGTCGCTCAGCACGTCGACGGGCGAACGGCCGACGTTGGTGGGCACGGCGAGCCCGGTGATGATGCGACGCTTCAGGCCGGCCACGCGGACCATGAAGAACTCGTCGAGGTTCGAGGCGAAGATCGCGAGGAAGTTCGCCCGCTCGAGCACCGGCAGGGTGGGGTCCTCGGCCAGCTCGAGCACGCGCTTGTTGAAGGCGAGCCAGCTGAGCTCGCGGTCGAGGTAGCGCTCGGCCGGCAGATCGGGAGCGCCTTCGATGTCGAAGGGTTCGAAGTCATCGTCGAAGTCGCTCGCCGTGCGGTCGTCGTCGAAGGCGCTGTCCGTGGTCATCCCCTCATAATGCCATTCGCGGGGATTCGGGCGATGAACACCGTGTCAACGCGTCGTGACGGGGGCGCCTTCGTCGTCTTCGTGCACGTTGAAGCGGTAGCCGACGTTTCGAACCGTGCCGATGAGGCTGTCGAGGTCTCCGAGCTTGGCCCGGAGTCGTCGAACGTGCACGTCGACCGTGCGCGTGCCGCCGAAGTAGTCGTAGCCCCACACCTCGCTGAGCAGCTGCTCTCGCGTGAAGACTCGGGAGGGGTGCGCCGCGAGGAACCGCAGGAGTTCGAACTCCTTGTAGGTCAGGTCGAGCGTGCGCCCGTGCACCTTGGCCGAGTAGCTGGCCTCGTCGATCACGACGCCGGAGGTCTGGATGCGCTCGGAGGGCTGCGTGGCCGCGGCGCGACCGAGTGCGAGCCGGATGCGCGCGTCGACCTCGGCCGGGCCGGCGTGCTCGAGCACGACGTCGTCGACGCCCCAGTCGGGCGTGACCGCGGCGAGACCGCCCTCGGT
Encoded proteins:
- a CDS encoding response regulator transcription factor, with amino-acid sequence MAQLLILSPAANEEVLPALSLLTHRTRIIPASPEQLVRAPEADLVFLDARTNLAAAKALSQILRTTGLSSPLVLIVTEGGLAAVTPDWGVDDVVLEHAGPAEVDARIRLALGRAAATQPSERIQTSGVVIDEASYSAKVHGRTLDLTYKEFELLRFLAAHPSRVFTREQLLSEVWGYDYFGGTRTVDVHVRRLRAKLGDLDSLIGTVRNVGYRFNVHEDDEGAPVTTR